The following DNA comes from Bathymodiolus thermophilus thioautotrophic gill symbiont.
GATAATTTTCCCTAGATTTCTAAAAAGTAACCCGAATATCAAAAATCGTATCTTAATTACGATTAAAGACAAGATGACACTAGCAATTATCATCAATATAATGTCACCTTGAAAAATATCCATATCAACAATTGAGTGAAAATTCATATTTTTTAACAGTGAAAGTAAGTGATCGACTGATTGCATTTAATTACCCCTTGGTGCAAAAACTTGAATTAAGAATCTATCGCCTTGTTGACTAATGATTGCTGGCACTTGCTTAACACCTAATCTTTTAATCGCATTTTTAGTTAATAAAAAAGCTCGTTTTCCTGTTTTTTTTATAAATACTTTGGTATCTATATTGGCAACCAATAAGGTGTCGTCTGAACTAACCAGAGGAGAAAGGCTAGACATCATTTTTAAGTGGCGAGTAGAACCCAAAACAATCAATTGATTGGGTAAAGTCGTATATTTTAAAGGGTTAAATTCAAACCCTTTTGGGTATAAAACTTTACCATTTTTATCTTTAACTTCAAAAGGTAAAGCAGCGGTAGGTGTGTAATAATATGATTTGTCTTCTTGAGCGATTGGCAAATATGCAATTTCCTGAGTAAGCTTCATACTTCTTTGCAATGCTTGCCAATCAACTTGTTTAGCTTTTTTCTGAATTTCAACCAACAAATCGGGTTCAATAATTTTATAAGTTGTGCCCTTTGAAATAGAAATAGCGTTACTAACACCGCTCAACACATATAATAAAATAATAACAATATTAACATAGTTTTTCATTATTTTTTAATTTGCTTATAGTAATCAGTAACACTATCAGTAATATTCTTTTGAATTAAGGAATCTCCTTTAGACTTCATGTCGCCATAGTACTCGGTTAGGTCGATACGACTAAAATCTAATGATTGAAATTCGTCAGGAGTAAAACCACCGCAAGATGGGCTTTTTGCACTACCCCAACTTTTACCCATTTGGGCTCGCCCTTGCTCTTGCAAAATACGGCCAAGTTTTGAATTAAAACAACAATAACTTTTAGATCGTTGCACACAACCAATAGTCCATTCTTTAGAGCAATAAGTACCTATCAAATGACAATAGCCCGATCCATTTAGCATAGCGGCTTCAGTGTCTTGTTGACCGCAAGATATAAACTTTGAAATAACCTGTATTGCTATTACTACAGCAACGGTATAAGGGTCAACACCAACAAATGCAGATTGTGCAGCACTTGAAGCCGCCGCACTTGAGGCTGCGGCTGTTGCTCCAGTTGCGGCTGAGGCAGTATAAGCAGTATATGCTGCAGAAACAGCGCCGTATGTTTGGACTATTGCCATACTTTTAGCAGTATTACTCAACATACTACCCGAAGAATCCCTATAAACAACACCTGTATCTTTGCAGCAATTCTTAGTTATTCCTGAATACTTGCACGATAAATTACGCCCTGAAAACATTAATGCCTGATCCATGCAGGCACCATCCACACTCCTTTCACCATCATCAATTTCTATAACTGATGGTGGCGTAACATCCTTAGGTGGCGTCACATCTAAATCTATACAGGGATTTATAGAGCATTTTTGAATGCCATCAACATTAACGCAACTATTGCCGGCAGTAGGACAGGAGTATGTGTTGTTAATATTGTTTTTAGAGCAATAATTAACTCTAGAAGACTCCATTAAAGTTGTTGCGGTGCCATTGTATTTCAAAATAAAATAAGGTGTGGATGCGTCAGGATAATTCTCTTTTTTTATAAGTAAAACTTTCTTAAACTTGACCTTATCTTTAGTATATTCGTCCCAATTACTACTTGCTGGAAAAAATATAAATTGCCGCCCTTGGAAGCGTACAGCAGAGAACCAAAAAATTGACGAGTTATAGTAGAAAATATCTATAATTTCTATTACTTGTGCATTATTTTTACACGAAGATTTACAAGTGTTTTCATCATCATAAAATGATTCATCAAGGTCGCATTTATAGTTATAAGTTTGCACAACATCACAAGTTTGCGCGCCAACACTACAGAACTGCTCGGTGCCGATGACCTGGCAACTAGCATTTTCACCTATGCCACCAATGTCTCCATTACCATCAATGTCTTGACCACAAACAAAATTACTTGCATGCACTGGATTTAAATAAATAAACACAATGCATAGGGCAATTCGTATTTTGCTATTTAACTTTATCATCTGCTTTTTTCACTAAACGCATTAAATATTCTCCAACATATTAAGACCCCTGCATAGCACCCTAAAACCAACCATCAAAACCCAAAACCCTCAATTTTTGACTTTTCAAAGTCAAAAAACATATAAAACCCAGCTTTCATTAAAAAAATCATCAATATCAACTATAAATCGCTCATTTTTTACTCTTTCCACAAAAAAGACACAATAATCCCTAGGTTGTATTTAATCCCTTGTTAATATAAACATTCGCCGCTCTAACTAGATTATAAGCAATAGCTTTAAGATTAACTTCGCTGGCAACTTTCTCTAAACCAATATAACGACTTCTTGCCAAACCATAAGTGCGTTTGAGCGTACCAAAGGTGCGTTCAACCACAAACCTTCTTTTGCTGATTGCTTTATTGCGTAATTTATTCCAATGACTCATTTGCTTGCCTTTGGGTTTTTTGCGCATAATACCATCTCTTAACTTTTGTGCTTTAAGTGCTTCACTATTAGCTTGAGAGGCTGCTCCTTTGTCGTATAAAACTCTTACGCCTTTTTGATTGCCTGCCTGTTTAACATTTTCTTCAAAATGAGTCATTTCACTATCATTAGCAGGGTGCGTAGTGGCTTTGTTAATTAATCCATTGGCATCAGTTGTTACTACTGATGAATATCCATAAGTGTATTTTCCCGCCTTAAATGTCCATCTTGCATCTTTATCATCTGAATATTGAATTGGGTTACTATCAATCTCATAAACCTCACCAGTTTTGTGTGTTGTAATAATCTTCTTAGTGCGTCTAGCACTTTGAATTAAGGTTGCATCCATGGCAACATGTTTGCCATTAGAGAGTTTGAGTTGATTGTTCTCAAGCATAAGATTGATGCTACTCAAAAGTCTATCAAATAGATTTTGTTTGATTAGTTTGGTTCTAAATCTGCCAATGGTTGTGGCATCAGGTTTGTTGCCACTTAGGCTAAAGTTGCAAAAGTTAATAAAGACTAAATCTCTACTAAGACTATCAGCCAACTTCTCATCAGAGAGATTGTGCCATGTGCCTATTAATAGCGCTTTAAACAGACTAACAGCAGAATAGTCAACTTTAATATGAGACAGATCTTTGGCTATAACTTCCCAATCGATAACTTTGTTAATGATGTCTAGCTGGGAGTTTGGTATGTTGATAAAACTATCAGCAAAGGTTTGTTCTTGAGTGGTTTTAACTCGCATTTTTTTGTAAGTGTCTGATAATTATAGTATTTTATCATAAATGCTAATGTTTGCATAAGGTTTTGAGAGTTGATTTGTGATTTTTTGTTGGGTTTTTTAGTTTAATGCAGGGGTCTTATATTTAATAATTTGACTTCTTTTAAAAAATCCAGGTGTGCTAAATTTAGCAATTTTTCCACTCAACATGTTTTGATAAGTTAATTGGTAT
Coding sequences within:
- the traN gene encoding conjugal transfer protein TraN; this encodes MIKLNSKIRIALCIVFIYLNPVHASNFVCGQDIDGNGDIGGIGENASCQVIGTEQFCSVGAQTCDVVQTYNYKCDLDESFYDDENTCKSSCKNNAQVIEIIDIFYYNSSIFWFSAVRFQGRQFIFFPASSNWDEYTKDKVKFKKVLLIKKENYPDASTPYFILKYNGTATTLMESSRVNYCSKNNINNTYSCPTAGNSCVNVDGIQKCSINPCIDLDVTPPKDVTPPSVIEIDDGERSVDGACMDQALMFSGRNLSCKYSGITKNCCKDTGVVYRDSSGSMLSNTAKSMAIVQTYGAVSAAYTAYTASAATGATAAASSAAASSAAQSAFVGVDPYTVAVVIAIQVISKFISCGQQDTEAAMLNGSGYCHLIGTYCSKEWTIGCVQRSKSYCCFNSKLGRILQEQGRAQMGKSWGSAKSPSCGGFTPDEFQSLDFSRIDLTEYYGDMKSKGDSLIQKNITDSVTDYYKQIKK
- a CDS encoding IS5 family transposase: MRVKTTQEQTFADSFINIPNSQLDIINKVIDWEVIAKDLSHIKVDYSAVSLFKALLIGTWHNLSDEKLADSLSRDLVFINFCNFSLSGNKPDATTIGRFRTKLIKQNLFDRLLSSINLMLENNQLKLSNGKHVAMDATLIQSARRTKKIITTHKTGEVYEIDSNPIQYSDDKDARWTFKAGKYTYGYSSVVTTDANGLINKATTHPANDSEMTHFEENVKQAGNQKGVRVLYDKGAASQANSEALKAQKLRDGIMRKKPKGKQMSHWNKLRNKAISKRRFVVERTFGTLKRTYGLARSRYIGLEKVASEVNLKAIAYNLVRAANVYINKGLNTT